A window of the Acetobacteraceae bacterium genome harbors these coding sequences:
- a CDS encoding phage tail protein, protein MAGPYRGALAGRATITINGEVWNAVSELTYQPSGYVNETLKGQSAVEGFSQMPQEGFVSVQLRDRSDKKVSDLQGQNDLTVVAELASGKIVTCKNGWHVEVINVSTQEGTFEFKVESGNVTEKPVKNR, encoded by the coding sequence ATGGCAGGACCATATCGGGGTGCTCTCGCAGGCAGAGCAACGATTACAATTAACGGTGAAGTGTGGAATGCCGTTAGTGAGCTTACATATCAGCCTTCTGGCTATGTTAATGAAACTTTAAAAGGGCAAAGTGCTGTTGAAGGTTTCTCACAAATGCCACAGGAAGGATTTGTTTCTGTCCAATTGCGAGATCGATCTGACAAGAAAGTTTCAGATCTGCAAGGACAGAATGATTTAACTGTGGTTGCTGAATTAGCAAGTGGAAAAATTGTGACCTGTAAAAATGGATGGCATGTTGAGGTCATTAACGTTTCTACGCAGGAAGGCACTTTTGAATTTAAAGTCGAAAGTGGAAATGTCACGGAAAAACCGGTGAAAAACAGATGA
- a CDS encoding phage tail assembly protein, whose amino-acid sequence MKISLDKPIGGKSEINLSEPTFHAVMQMAREIGSDRTEEGAYKGDILLFSLASGLSKEDVEKLPTSKFDEGMKFLKSFEESKIVRNPKSVEVITLDSPIASSEGNDFQELKLREPTVRERRRQKAALGDESTPESYLEGCQSLVMDVSGWPLEVVREIPISKFWEAVNYLVAFFQLGQETGSI is encoded by the coding sequence ATGAAGATTTCTTTAGATAAACCTATCGGAGGTAAGTCCGAAATTAATCTTTCTGAGCCGACTTTTCATGCGGTGATGCAAATGGCAAGAGAGATCGGTTCAGACCGAACAGAAGAAGGGGCATATAAAGGGGATATTCTTCTTTTCTCTTTAGCTTCAGGTCTTTCAAAAGAAGATGTCGAAAAACTTCCAACATCGAAATTTGATGAAGGAATGAAATTTTTGAAATCTTTTGAAGAAAGCAAAATCGTTCGTAATCCAAAATCGGTGGAAGTCATAACGCTTGATAGCCCCATTGCGTCTTCAGAAGGGAATGATTTTCAGGAACTCAAATTGAGAGAACCAACAGTTCGTGAGCGAAGACGGCAAAAAGCTGCTTTGGGTGATGAAAGTACACCTGAAAGTTATCTTGAAGGTTGTCAGTCTCTCGTGATGGATGTTTCTGGTTGGCCTTTGGAAGTTGTGAGAGAAATTCCAATTTCTAAGTTTTGGGAGGCTGTGAATTATCTCGTGGCTTTTTTTCAGCTTGGTCAGGAGACTGGGAGCATTTAA
- a CDS encoding DUF2635 domain-containing protein → MKLKPAQGRKVLLPGSNRELSKEGEEIGCLTNFWRKRIAVGDVEKVENILLKASPQIEHKEELKK, encoded by the coding sequence ATGAAACTTAAACCAGCACAGGGGAGAAAGGTTCTCCTTCCAGGTTCTAATCGGGAACTTTCGAAAGAAGGTGAAGAAATAGGCTGTCTAACAAATTTTTGGCGAAAACGTATTGCCGTCGGAGATGTTGAAAAGGTCGAAAACATTCTTCTAAAAGCATCTCCACAAATTGAACATAAAGAGGAACTAAAGAAATGA
- a CDS encoding major capsid protein — translation MAFTPNGQQIQRSQGNNANSLPYGTIELIDTIENFKTPSTFLGSYFDREVLPVTEEVAVDIDVGKRRMAPFCSPLVEGIFVESRKFQTAIFKPSYIKDKRVPDLLKPVRRQIGERIAGDLDNGSRLEENLNYELNDQIDLVNRRIEWMQAQALLTGGISVNGQGYDCDALNIDFNRDVSLSVGLTGTATWDNKGSSPSACITQWAKQVFKKSGTWPTEIVFGGTKAFDCFKNDPAVTLQVTQQAIVSAGVTGAKLEDLIELGGIVKKGGVYMGRWGQFKLWIYLDYAVHKIGNSEVELPLIPEGSIVLTSKYMRGTTVYGLIKDPQFNYQALKFAPKIWMENDPAQINLMMQSAPLPYLGLPNGSMSASVIDPGNSVTNPNISAIERSRLTSDTIVRK, via the coding sequence ATGGCTTTTACACCAAATGGTCAACAAATTCAGCGAAGCCAAGGGAATAATGCAAACAGCCTTCCTTACGGCACAATTGAGCTGATTGATACGATTGAAAATTTCAAAACGCCCTCAACTTTCTTGGGAAGCTATTTTGATAGAGAGGTTTTGCCTGTAACAGAAGAAGTTGCTGTTGATATTGACGTTGGTAAACGTCGTATGGCGCCGTTTTGCTCACCCCTTGTTGAAGGTATTTTTGTTGAAAGTCGAAAATTCCAGACAGCGATTTTTAAACCTTCTTATATTAAAGACAAACGTGTTCCAGATCTTTTAAAGCCTGTTCGTCGTCAAATTGGGGAACGGATTGCCGGAGATTTGGACAATGGAAGTCGTCTGGAAGAAAATTTAAATTATGAGCTAAATGACCAGATTGATCTTGTAAATCGTCGTATTGAATGGATGCAAGCTCAGGCACTTCTGACAGGTGGGATTTCTGTTAATGGCCAAGGTTATGACTGTGATGCGTTGAATATTGATTTTAACCGAGATGTATCTTTGTCTGTTGGATTAACTGGAACAGCAACATGGGATAATAAAGGTTCAAGTCCATCTGCATGTATTACACAATGGGCAAAACAGGTCTTCAAAAAATCTGGTACATGGCCAACTGAAATTGTCTTTGGCGGAACGAAAGCTTTTGACTGCTTTAAAAATGATCCAGCGGTTACATTGCAAGTAACGCAACAGGCCATTGTTTCTGCAGGTGTGACAGGCGCAAAATTAGAGGATCTCATTGAGCTTGGTGGTATCGTCAAAAAAGGCGGTGTTTACATGGGCCGATGGGGGCAGTTTAAACTTTGGATTTATCTTGATTATGCCGTGCATAAGATTGGAAATTCTGAGGTTGAGCTTCCACTTATTCCTGAAGGCTCAATCGTTTTGACTTCAAAATATATGCGTGGAACCACGGTTTATGGCCTTATTAAAGATCCTCAGTTTAATTACCAGGCACTTAAATTTGCACCAAAAATTTGGATGGAAAATGATCCTGCTCAAATTAATTTGATGATGCAGTCAGCTCCACTGCCATATCTTGGTCTACCAAATGGATCAATGTCTGCTTCGGTGATTGATCCTGGAAATAGCGTAACCAATCCAAATATTTCTGCAATTGAGCGCTCAAGGCTCACTTCAGACACAATTGTTCGTAAATAA
- a CDS encoding phage tail tape measure protein, producing MVDKSISVAITAQDKFSDVIAKYQKGLSKQSRETNNFSQKLKGSFLGAGNSLSKFQGLAKSSLGMLTRFAPALAPLGAALSIKEMSASTLEWGKNIRQMSVQSKALGVPLNRLNALSEAAETMGGSGDSVKSAISDISNKQFDAIHGLNPEATLMFKQFGIGIDELKTKRPDEIFEKISARLRDIKDESKQATASQIVFGGAAQGLLPTLQKSQDFYDKAVQASEKNFELTKGQQDTLTDLADTADQLSAQTKAIGLQMATWAAPGLKTALDWMSKLEKASSRAFTDKNDEHVLGASYLPKSVTSAIIDARKRNRIQEEKGKQESTVNPWNDIKSGFIPKAGAWLWNEGTSLLAGSAEAATIQGKKGNSLEQKRTELDQGEKAVQKDRKSKSSHFEIKKGVKKASQQAIGLVQSFPAEKTLYENKVSNAEETNKYKTPQENFKKLLDRGEKQNQIDETPYRSDVDIFPSHFKNQQKNAQIGFRNPNAVKVWNSLKSHGYSDIETAGMMSSSSAESNFNPKIVNSSGMQGIFQWNKARQKEFESLHHKKIVDAPIEEQVDFADYELKHHPYLGLKQLREAKTAKEAAYLFPRRFERPDSNWDDPKEANTRSMTGEDWLNAARDQPQEVKLIIDVNHNKSGEPVLSVKPVSSSLKISSIKQLQAMAPGTDVV from the coding sequence ATGGTCGATAAATCAATCTCGGTTGCGATCACGGCACAAGATAAATTTTCAGATGTCATTGCTAAATATCAAAAGGGCCTTTCAAAGCAGTCAAGAGAGACGAATAACTTCTCTCAAAAGCTGAAAGGCTCTTTTTTAGGTGCAGGGAATTCTTTGTCCAAGTTCCAAGGTTTAGCAAAAAGCTCCTTGGGAATGCTCACACGTTTTGCACCTGCTTTAGCACCTTTAGGGGCAGCTCTAAGTATTAAAGAAATGTCAGCTTCCACTTTAGAGTGGGGGAAGAATATTCGTCAGATGTCTGTTCAAAGTAAGGCGCTTGGCGTTCCTTTGAACAGATTAAACGCCTTATCAGAAGCTGCTGAAACGATGGGAGGATCTGGTGATAGTGTTAAGTCTGCTATTTCGGATATTTCCAATAAACAGTTTGATGCAATTCATGGTTTAAATCCTGAAGCTACTTTAATGTTTAAGCAGTTTGGGATTGGTATAGATGAATTAAAAACCAAACGGCCAGATGAGATTTTTGAAAAAATCTCGGCACGTCTTAGAGATATTAAAGATGAGAGTAAGCAAGCGACAGCAAGTCAAATTGTTTTTGGTGGAGCCGCTCAGGGGCTTCTGCCAACTCTTCAGAAATCCCAAGATTTTTACGATAAAGCTGTTCAAGCTTCAGAGAAAAACTTTGAGCTGACAAAAGGACAGCAGGATACTCTAACGGATCTTGCAGATACGGCGGATCAACTTAGTGCACAAACAAAGGCTATTGGGCTTCAAATGGCAACATGGGCAGCACCAGGCCTTAAAACTGCTTTGGATTGGATGTCTAAGCTTGAAAAGGCCAGTTCTCGTGCTTTTACAGATAAGAATGATGAGCATGTTTTAGGTGCTTCTTATCTGCCAAAATCCGTAACTTCTGCGATTATAGATGCCAGAAAACGTAATCGTATTCAGGAAGAAAAAGGAAAACAGGAGAGTACTGTTAATCCATGGAATGATATTAAATCTGGATTTATTCCAAAAGCCGGTGCGTGGCTTTGGAATGAAGGAACTTCTTTGTTGGCTGGTTCTGCGGAAGCTGCGACTATTCAGGGAAAAAAAGGGAATTCTTTAGAACAGAAAAGAACAGAGTTAGATCAAGGGGAAAAAGCTGTTCAAAAAGACAGAAAAAGTAAATCTTCTCATTTTGAAATTAAAAAAGGTGTAAAGAAAGCATCTCAGCAAGCGATAGGATTAGTTCAAAGTTTTCCAGCTGAGAAAACTCTTTATGAAAATAAAGTCAGTAATGCAGAGGAGACGAATAAATATAAAACTCCACAGGAAAATTTTAAAAAATTATTAGATAGAGGAGAAAAGCAAAATCAAATTGACGAAACCCCATATAGATCAGATGTTGATATTTTTCCGTCACATTTTAAAAATCAACAGAAAAATGCTCAGATTGGATTTAGGAATCCAAATGCAGTTAAGGTGTGGAATTCTTTAAAGTCTCATGGATATTCTGATATTGAGACTGCCGGTATGATGTCGTCATCTAGTGCTGAAAGTAATTTTAATCCTAAGATAGTAAATTCATCTGGAATGCAGGGTATCTTTCAGTGGAATAAAGCGAGACAGAAAGAGTTTGAATCTTTACATCATAAAAAAATTGTTGACGCACCTATTGAAGAGCAGGTGGATTTTGCAGATTATGAATTGAAACATCATCCATATTTAGGATTAAAACAGCTTCGCGAAGCTAAGACTGCAAAAGAAGCTGCGTATTTGTTTCCAAGAAGATTTGAACGCCCTGATAGTAATTGGGATGATCCAAAAGAAGCGAATACACGGTCTATGACAGGGGAGGATTGGTTAAATGCGGCTAGGGATCAACCTCAAGAGGTAAAACTCATTATCGATGTGAATCATAACAAATCGGGTGAGCCAGTGCTTTCTGTAAAGCCAGTTTCTTCATCTTTAAAAATTTCGAGTATTAAACAATTACAGGCAATGGCTCCTGGTACGGATGTCGTTTAG
- a CDS encoding phage tail protein, producing the protein MTSSIVIPGYNPANRVPGFFFALDNSRANTATATRRVLLIGQSIQKEKAQSSGFPQSVLATSISDAASAYGQGSQIVRMLQAYRAIDPQGEAWILAVPDASGAQAATGTIKIQGTASNAGTLPIYIGDSVVPVGVSLNDTASVIANNLLAAIGQNKNLPVSASVDAASQDGSVTVHFTALNSGLCGNDIALNVALLGTANGESIPNGIEITISKMSGGTQNPILDNVLIGAGSRTYDLIGQPWTDETSLSAFEQWLNNISGRWMPQKQLYGQVITAVAGTFGQVLALPIKNDPHMSIMPISDSPTDPIKWIGYLVAQASVSMKENPALPIKDLVIPALPPSSLGVFDDLTEKNQLLYSGLSTFKVGDDGSVLIERIITNYTKNADGSPDNSYLDIERLLTAQVCLQDLRDYLSSLFSRVILLQNGSKIPVGVPATTPDIIKSYIVARYSYQCDQCWAQNLEDFEDGLVVEYAGEGVVRTELPYQFADQLWVIAGNCQFIAAS; encoded by the coding sequence ATGACCTCATCTATTGTTATTCCAGGATATAACCCCGCGAACAGAGTTCCGGGGTTTTTCTTTGCCTTGGATAATTCCAGAGCCAATACAGCAACAGCTACGCGACGGGTTCTTTTAATTGGGCAATCTATTCAAAAAGAGAAAGCACAATCTTCTGGTTTTCCGCAGTCTGTTTTGGCAACCAGCATTTCAGATGCGGCTTCTGCTTATGGGCAGGGAAGCCAAATTGTTAGAATGCTTCAAGCCTATCGTGCCATTGATCCTCAAGGAGAAGCATGGATTTTAGCTGTTCCTGACGCTTCAGGCGCACAGGCTGCTACTGGAACGATTAAAATTCAAGGAACGGCGTCTAATGCAGGGACATTACCAATTTATATTGGAGATAGTGTTGTGCCTGTTGGTGTTTCTTTGAATGATACGGCTTCAGTGATTGCTAATAATCTTCTGGCAGCGATTGGCCAAAATAAAAATCTTCCAGTGAGTGCTTCCGTTGATGCTGCTTCTCAAGATGGTTCTGTGACGGTTCATTTTACGGCTTTGAACAGTGGTCTTTGTGGAAATGATATTGCCTTAAATGTTGCACTGCTTGGTACGGCTAACGGAGAAAGCATTCCAAATGGCATTGAGATCACGATCTCAAAAATGTCTGGTGGAACACAAAATCCTATTTTGGACAATGTATTGATTGGAGCTGGTTCTAGGACTTATGATTTAATTGGTCAGCCTTGGACGGATGAAACAAGTCTTTCTGCATTTGAGCAGTGGCTCAATAATATTTCAGGCCGTTGGATGCCTCAGAAACAATTATATGGCCAAGTTATTACAGCGGTTGCTGGGACATTTGGACAAGTTTTAGCGCTTCCGATTAAAAATGATCCACATATGTCTATTATGCCGATTTCGGATAGTCCGACAGATCCTATTAAGTGGATTGGATATTTGGTAGCTCAGGCTTCTGTTTCGATGAAAGAAAATCCAGCGCTTCCAATCAAAGATTTGGTTATTCCAGCATTGCCCCCTTCAAGCTTGGGCGTTTTTGATGATTTAACAGAAAAAAATCAGCTTCTTTATAGCGGATTGTCAACGTTCAAAGTGGGAGATGATGGGAGCGTTCTTATTGAACGCATCATTACAAACTATACAAAGAATGCGGATGGTTCTCCAGATAACAGCTATTTGGATATTGAACGGCTTTTGACCGCACAGGTCTGTTTGCAGGATTTGCGAGATTATCTTTCTTCTCTTTTTTCAAGAGTGATTTTACTTCAAAACGGTTCAAAAATTCCTGTGGGTGTTCCTGCGACAACACCAGACATTATCAAATCTTATATTGTCGCACGTTATTCTTATCAATGTGATCAATGCTGGGCTCAAAATTTGGAAGATTTTGAAGATGGATTGGTCGTTGAATACGCAGGTGAAGGCGTTGTTCGTACTGAACTGCCTTACCAATTTGCAGACCAGCTTTGGGTTATCGCTGGAAATTGTCAGTTTATTGCAGCTTCTTAA